In the Pseudomonas orientalis genome, one interval contains:
- the purL gene encoding phosphoribosylformylglycinamidine synthase: MLILRGAPALSAFRHSKLLEQLSQKVPAVTGLYAEFAHFADVAGVLTADEQQVLARLLKYGPSVPVQEPTGRLFLVLPRFGTISPWSSKASDIARNCGLDKIQRLERGIAFYVAGQFSDADAELIASSLHDRMTQIIVSQLEQAAGLFSHAEPKPLTAIDVLGGGRAALEKANTELGLALAEDEIDYLVTAFNGLKRNPHDIELMMFAQANSEHCRHKIFNASWDIDGESQEKSLFGMIKNTYVMHSEGVLSAYKDNASVIVGSVAGRFFPDPETRQYGAVQEPVHILMKVETHNHPTAIAPFPGAATGSGGEIRDEGATGRGAKPKAGLTGFTVSNLQIPGFEQPWEVPYGKPERIVTALDIMIEGPLGGAAFNNEFGRPALTGYFRTFEQSITTPRGDEVRGYHKPIMLAGGMGNIREEHVNKGEILVGSKLIVLGGPAMLIGLGGGAASSMATGTSSADLDFASVQRENPEMERRCQEVIDRCWQLGDKNPISFIHDVGAGGLSNAFPELVNDGDRGGRFELRNIPNDEPGMAPHEIWSNESQERYVLAVGPEDFARFQAICERERCPFAVVGEATAEPQLTVTDSHFGNSPVDMPLEVLLGKAPRMHRSAVREAELGDDFDPSTLELADSIERVLHHPAVASKSFLITIGDRTITGLVARDQMVGPWQVPVADVAVTATSFDVYTGEAMAMGERTPLALLDAPASGRMAIGETLTNIAASRIGKLSDIKLSANWMSAAGHPGEDARLYDTVKAVGMELCPELGITIPVGKDSMSMATRWNEDGTDKSVTSPLSLIVTGFAPVTDIRQTLTPQLRMDKGTTDLILIDLGRGQNRMGASILAQTHGKLGKHAPDVDDAEDLKAFFAVIQGLNADGHLLAYHDRSDGGLLTSVVEMAFAGHCGLNIVLDSVAEDAAEINGILFNEELGAVIQVRQDATPDVLAQFSAAGLDDCVAVIGQPINNGEVNISFNGDTVFAGQRRLLQRQWAETSYQIQRLRDNVDCAEQEFDAILEEDNPGLSTMLSFDVNQDIAAPYIKKGIRPQVAVLREQGVNGQVEMAAAFDRAGFNAIDVHMSDILAGRVDLNEFKGLVACGGFSYGDVLGAGEGWAKSALFNRRARDAFQGFFERNDSFTLGVCNGCQMMSNLSELIPGSEFWPHFVRNRSEQFEARVAMVQVQESNSIFLQGMAGSRMPIAIAHGEGHAEFASEEALLEADLSGTVALRFVDNHGKVTETYPANPNGSPRGITGLTSRDGRVTIMMPHPERVFRAVQNSWRPEEWNEDGAWMRMFRNARVWVN, translated from the coding sequence ATGTTGATCCTGCGCGGCGCTCCTGCCCTTTCTGCCTTTCGCCACAGCAAACTCCTTGAGCAACTGAGCCAGAAGGTTCCAGCGGTTACAGGCCTGTACGCTGAATTTGCTCACTTCGCCGACGTAGCCGGCGTCTTGACCGCCGACGAACAGCAAGTGCTGGCACGCCTTCTGAAGTACGGCCCAAGCGTTCCCGTTCAAGAGCCGACCGGCCGCTTGTTCCTGGTTCTGCCGCGGTTCGGCACCATCTCGCCGTGGTCGAGCAAGGCCAGCGACATCGCCCGCAACTGCGGCCTGGACAAAATCCAGCGCCTGGAGCGTGGGATCGCCTTCTATGTCGCGGGCCAGTTCAGCGATGCCGACGCCGAGCTGATCGCCAGCAGCCTGCACGACCGCATGACCCAGATCATCGTCAGCCAGCTGGAACAGGCTGCCGGCCTGTTCAGTCACGCCGAACCCAAGCCGCTCACCGCCATCGACGTGCTGGGCGGTGGCCGCGCCGCCCTCGAGAAGGCCAACACCGAGCTGGGCCTGGCCCTGGCCGAAGATGAGATCGACTATCTGGTTACTGCTTTCAACGGCTTGAAGCGCAACCCCCACGACATCGAACTGATGATGTTCGCCCAGGCCAACTCCGAGCACTGCCGTCACAAGATCTTCAACGCCAGTTGGGATATTGATGGCGAAAGCCAGGAAAAAAGCCTGTTCGGCATGATCAAGAACACCTACGTAATGCACAGCGAAGGCGTGCTGTCGGCTTATAAGGACAACGCCTCGGTGATTGTCGGCTCCGTCGCCGGCCGTTTCTTCCCGGACCCTGAAACCCGCCAGTACGGCGCGGTGCAGGAGCCAGTGCACATCCTGATGAAGGTCGAAACCCACAACCACCCGACCGCGATTGCCCCGTTCCCGGGCGCAGCGACCGGTTCGGGCGGCGAAATCCGTGACGAAGGCGCCACCGGCCGTGGCGCCAAGCCGAAGGCGGGCCTGACCGGTTTCACCGTGTCCAACCTGCAGATCCCGGGCTTCGAACAGCCGTGGGAAGTGCCGTACGGCAAGCCTGAGCGCATCGTGACCGCGCTGGACATCATGATCGAAGGCCCGCTGGGCGGCGCCGCGTTCAACAACGAATTCGGGCGCCCGGCGCTGACCGGCTACTTCCGCACCTTCGAGCAGTCCATCACCACCCCGCGTGGCGATGAAGTGCGCGGCTACCACAAGCCGATCATGTTGGCCGGCGGCATGGGCAACATCCGCGAAGAACACGTCAACAAAGGCGAGATCCTGGTTGGCTCCAAGCTGATCGTGCTCGGCGGCCCGGCGATGCTGATCGGCCTGGGCGGCGGCGCGGCTTCCTCCATGGCCACCGGCACCAGCTCGGCAGATCTGGACTTCGCTTCCGTACAGCGCGAAAACCCTGAAATGGAACGCCGCTGCCAGGAAGTCATCGACCGTTGCTGGCAGTTGGGTGACAAGAACCCGATCAGCTTCATCCACGACGTCGGCGCCGGTGGTTTGTCCAACGCCTTCCCGGAACTGGTCAACGACGGCGACCGTGGTGGCCGTTTCGAACTGCGCAACATTCCAAACGACGAGCCGGGCATGGCCCCGCACGAAATCTGGAGCAACGAATCCCAGGAACGCTATGTACTGGCCGTTGGCCCGGAAGACTTTGCGCGCTTCCAGGCCATCTGCGAACGCGAGCGTTGCCCGTTTGCCGTGGTCGGCGAAGCCACTGCCGAGCCGCAGCTCACGGTTACAGACAGCCACTTCGGCAACAGCCCGGTGGACATGCCGCTCGAAGTGCTGCTGGGCAAGGCCCCGCGCATGCACCGTTCGGCGGTACGTGAAGCCGAGCTGGGTGATGATTTCGACCCAAGCACCCTGGAACTGGCCGACAGCATCGAACGCGTGCTGCACCACCCGGCCGTGGCGAGCAAAAGCTTTTTGATCACCATCGGCGACCGCACCATCACCGGCCTCGTGGCCCGTGACCAAATGGTCGGCCCATGGCAGGTGCCGGTGGCCGACGTTGCCGTCACCGCCACCAGCTTCGACGTTTACACCGGTGAAGCCATGGCCATGGGCGAGCGCACGCCGCTGGCCTTGCTGGACGCGCCGGCGTCGGGCCGCATGGCGATTGGTGAAACCCTCACCAACATCGCCGCGTCGCGTATCGGCAAGCTGTCCGACATCAAACTGTCGGCCAACTGGATGTCGGCTGCCGGCCACCCGGGTGAAGACGCGCGCCTGTACGACACCGTCAAGGCTGTCGGCATGGAGCTGTGCCCTGAGCTGGGCATCACCATTCCGGTGGGCAAGGACTCCATGTCCATGGCCACCCGTTGGAACGAAGACGGCACCGACAAGAGCGTCACCTCGCCGCTGTCGCTGATCGTCACCGGTTTTGCGCCGGTCACCGACATCCGCCAGACCCTGACCCCGCAACTGCGCATGGACAAGGGCACCACCGACCTGATCCTGATCGACCTGGGCCGTGGCCAGAACCGCATGGGTGCCTCGATCCTGGCGCAGACCCACGGCAAGCTCGGCAAACACGCGCCGGACGTCGACGACGCCGAAGACCTCAAGGCCTTCTTCGCCGTGATCCAGGGCCTCAACGCCGACGGTCATCTGCTGGCTTACCACGACCGCTCCGACGGTGGTTTGCTGACCAGCGTGGTCGAGATGGCCTTCGCCGGTCACTGCGGCCTGAACATCGTGCTCGACAGCGTTGCCGAGGACGCCGCCGAGATCAACGGCATCCTGTTCAACGAAGAGTTGGGTGCCGTGATCCAGGTGCGCCAGGACGCGACCCCGGACGTACTCGCCCAATTCAGCGCCGCCGGCCTGGACGACTGCGTGGCGGTGATCGGTCAGCCGATCAACAACGGTGAGGTCAACATCTCCTTCAACGGCGACACCGTGTTCGCCGGCCAGCGCCGTCTGCTGCAACGCCAGTGGGCCGAGACCAGCTACCAGATCCAGCGCCTGCGCGACAACGTCGACTGCGCCGAGCAGGAATTCGACGCGATCCTGGAAGAAGACAACCCGGGCCTGAGCACCATGCTCAGCTTCGACGTCAACCAGGACATCGCCGCGCCCTACATCAAGAAGGGCATCCGCCCACAGGTTGCCGTGCTGCGTGAGCAGGGCGTCAACGGTCAGGTGGAAATGGCGGCGGCATTCGACCGCGCCGGCTTCAATGCGATCGACGTGCACATGAGCGACATCCTCGCCGGTCGCGTTGACCTCAACGAGTTCAAAGGCCTGGTGGCCTGCGGCGGTTTCTCCTACGGCGACGTGCTGGGGGCCGGTGAAGGCTGGGCCAAGTCGGCCCTGTTCAACCGCCGTGCCCGCGATGCGTTCCAGGGCTTCTTCGAACGTAACGACAGCTTCACCCTGGGTGTGTGCAACGGTTGCCAGATGATGTCCAACCTCAGCGAACTGATTCCGGGCAGCGAGTTCTGGCCGCACTTTGTGCGCAACCGTTCCGAGCAGTTCGAAGCCCGCGTCGCCATGGTGCAGGTGCAGGAATCCAACTCGATCTTCCTGCAGGGCATGGCCGGTTCGCGTATGCCGATCGCCATCGCCCACGGCGAAGGCCATGCCGAGTTCGCCAGCGAAGAAGCCCTGCTCGAAGCCGACCTGTCCGGCACCGTTGCCCTGCGTTTCGTCGACAACCACGGCAAGGTCACCGAGACCTACCCGGCCAACCCGAACGGCTCGCCGCGCGGAATCACCGGCCTCACCAGCCGCGACGGTCGCGTGACCATCATGATGCCGCACCCGGAACGCGTATTCCGCGCCGTGCAGAACTCATGGCGCCCGGAAGAGTGGAACGAAGACGGCGCCTGGATGCGCATGTTCCGCAACGCTCGTGTGTGGGTGAACTAA